One Salvelinus namaycush isolate Seneca chromosome 4, SaNama_1.0, whole genome shotgun sequence genomic window carries:
- the LOC120046796 gene encoding diacylglycerol lipase-beta-like: MPGMVAFGRRWGIASDDLVFPGSFELFVRVLWWIGTLALYTLHEGKFDCSGGRVLHSYLVVLLILLAFIILSLCAIVYVSAQGTITNPGPRRSIPVLVYVRAMLYVPELIWAILGAIWVSDDSQGCQPAEVGAVIAAVVASWILLLSTGVGVLFVFDPLGSTHPGPQSQELLGVRDPESSQGSQLLSTARSVAVRVWESRLRLLCCCLPRDESHRAAFSSIAQLVSGFFSDTDLVPSDIAAGLALLHQEQDKMEQCRDPDEALSHSPSSPIAEDLEAELEKAAHCMQFAVAAYGWPMYVYSNPLTGACKLSRDCCKTESAEYDIVGGDNMGCHFSSVLHSTGLQYRDFIYVSFHNQIYEIPFFVALDHKREAVLVAIRGTLSLRDLLTDLSADCENLPVEGVSGTCYAHKGMSQAASYICKKLLNDGILNQAFTIAPEYKLVITGHSLGGGTASLLAILLRSSFPTLRCYAFSPPGGLMSKALADYSKEFVVSVVLGKDLVPRLSYPNMEDLKRRILKMVSNCNKPKYRILLQGCWYELFGGEPDDFPTEMDNRRKAELNQPLLGEESLLIRSSSSYQGLASEESPVHDSHLPLYLPGRILHITEDGPSRRSCFSQVRYRVQWSSETAFRSVLISPRMMADHMPDAVLLSLRSLTQDKPFNLCPSSLSNSHLNVI, encoded by the exons ATGCCTGGAATGGTAGCGTTTGGCCGGCGATGGGGAATTGCGAGCGACGATCTGGTCTTCCCCGGCTCATTTGAGCTGTTCGTCAGGGTTCTATG GTGGATAGGGACACTGGCACTGTACACTCTCCATGAGGGGAAGTTTGACTGTTCTGGTGGGAGAGTTCTACACAGCTACCTGGTGGTTCTACTCATCCTGTTGGCTTTCATCATCCTGTCTCTATGTGCCATCGTCTACGTCAGCGCTCAAG GGACGATCACTAACCCAGGCCCGCGGCGCTCCATCCCAGTGCTGGTGTACGTGCGGGCGATGCTGTACGTCCCTGAGCTAATTTGGGCCATCCTAGGGGCCATCTGGGTGTCTGATGACAGCCAGGGCTGTCAGCCTGCTGAGGTGGGGGCCGTCATCGCTGCAGTGGTCGCCAG TTGGATTCTGCTGCTGTCCACAGGGGTGGGGGTGCTGTTTGTGTTCGACCCGCTAGGCAGCACCCATCCTGGGCCTCAGTCCCAGGAGCTGCTGGGAGTAAGGGACCCGGAGAGCAGTCAGGGCTCCCAGCTCCTGTCCACTGCCCGCTCCGTGGCTGTCAGGGTGTGGGAGAGCAGGCTGAGGCTCCTCTGCTGCTGCCTGCCTCGGGATGAGAGCCACAGAGCTGCCTTCTCCAGCATAGCTCAGCTTGTCAGTGGATTCTTTTCG GATACAGACCTGGTTCCCAGTGACATTGCAGCAGGTCTGGCTCTGCTACACCAGGAGCAGGATAAGATGGAGCAGTGTAGAGATCCAGACGAGGCCCTATCTCACAGCCCCTCATCACCTATC GCAGAAGATCTTGAGGCAGAGCTGGAGAAGGCAGCCCACTGTATGCAATTTGCTGTAGCTGCATATGGTTGGCCCATGTATGTCTACTCCAACCCTCTCACCGGAGCCTGCAAACTCAGCAGGGACTG CTGTAAGACCGAGTCTGCTGAGTATGACATTGTCGGAGGAGACAATATGGGCTGCCATTTCTCCTCCGTCCTCCACAGCACCGGCCTACAGTACAGAGACTTCATCTACGTTAGCTTTCACAACCAG ATCTATGAGATTCCGTTCTTTGTGGCTCTGGACCATAAGAGAGAGGCAGTACTGGTGGCTATCAGAGGAACACTGTCACTACGG GATTTGCTGACTGACTTGTCTGCGGACTGTGAGAACCTGCCAGTAGAGGGAGTGTCAGGAACATGCTATGCGCACAAG GGCATGTCTCAGGCAGCCAGCTACATCTGTAAGAAACTCCTCAACGACGGCATTCTAAACCAGGCTTTCACCATCGCACCT GAGTACAAGCTAGTCATCACAGGCCACAGTCTTGGAGGGGGTACAGCCTCTCTCCTGGCCATTCTATTACGGAGCTCCTTTCCCACCCTGCGGTGTTACGCCTTCTCTCCACCAGGGGGACTCATGAG TAAAGCCCTGGCTGATTACTCCAAGGAATTTGTAGTGTCTGTGGTGCTGGGGAAGGACTTGGTGCcaag gtTGAGTTATCCCAACATGGAGGACTTGAAGAGGAGAATACTAAAAATGGTTTCTAATTGCAATAAGCCCAAG TACCGTATCCTGCTCCAGGGCTGTTGGTATGAGTTGTTTGGGGGAGAGCCTGATGACTTCCCTACTGAGATGGACAACAGGCGGAAGGCGGAGCTTAACCAACCGCTTTTGGGGGAGGAGTCACTGCTGATTCGCAGCTCATCATCCTATCAAGGCCTGGCTTCCGAGGAGTCACCTGTACACGACTCCCACCTGCCACTTTACTTACCGGGACGTATACTGCACATTACAGAGGATGGGCCGTCACGGAG GTCCTGTTTTTCCCAGGTGCGTTACCGGGTGCAGTGGTCCAGTGAAACGGCGTTCCGTAGTGTTCTCATCAGTCCCAGGATGATGGCCGACCACATGCCTGACGCTGTGCTCCTGTCGCTTCGCAGTCTGACACAGGACAAGCCCTTCAACCTCTGCCCCTCGTCGCTTAGCAACAGCCACCTCAACGTCATCTGA